TCGCTTCGCGCGCGTAACGGCAGGCGGCCGGTATAGATGGCCATGCCGACGACCGCGTCGATGCCAAGCGCCTCGAGTGCGGCGATTTCTTCCGCGGTCGTGATGCCGCCCGCAGCGCTGATCGGTCGGCTGGTCGCCGCGTGGACCCGAGCGACGGCAGCCATGTCGATTCCTTCCATCATGCCTTCGGTTTCGACATGCGTATAGAGAAACCCGCCGCAGTAAGGCTCCAGCTGGCGCGCGGCCTCCTCGGGACTGACCGTAGTCTGCTTCTGCCAGCCGCGCACGACGACCCGGCCGCCGATGCTGTCAATGGCCGCAATGACGCGCTCGGCACCCACCGCGCTTGCCAGCGCCCCGGCGAAATCTGTATCGATGCCCGCCGGACCGAAGAACGCCGACCCGACGATCACCTCCCGAGCGCCGCCGTCAAGCCATCGCTGTGCGCGTGCGATGTCGCGCACGCCGCCGCCAACCCGACACGCAACCCGGGCGCAGATCTGCCGTGCGAGCGTCTCATTGGTGCCAGTCGCCAATGCCCTGTCAAGATCGATGAGTTGCACCCGCCGATAGCCCGCAAAGCGATCCACCCATGCGAACACGTCATCAAAGGCGAGCGCCAGGCGTTTGCCCTGCACGAGCTGGACGACCTGTCCCCCGCGCAGGTCAATGGACGGAATCAGCATCGCTTTCTCTCAGCGGTCGATCGCCCCGGACATCTGGCGCACAGGCACGCCGTGCTGCCCGAGCCAGGTCTTGAGGTCGCGAACCGCGTGCTCCCCGAAGTGAAAGATCGAAGCGGCCAGCGCGGCATCGGCGCGGCCGTCCGTGAAGACCTCGAGGAAATGTTCGAACGATCCCGCCCCACCCGACGCGATGACCGGAATCGAGACGGCATCCGCCACCGCGGCGCTGAGATCGCAGTCGAAACCCTGACGTGTGCCGTCACGGTCGATCGACGTCAACAAGAGTTCGCCCGCCCCGCGTGCTGCTGCTTCGCGCGCCCACCCGACCGCGTCGCGTGTGGTCGCGCTCTGCCCGCTGCGCGAGTACACGCGAAAGCTCTGGGCTTCTCGCTTCGCGTCGATGGCCACGACGACCGCCTGGCTGCCGTACCGTCTGGCCAGCGTCGTAAGGAGCCGTGGGTCGGCCAGTGCCGCGCTATTGAGGCTGACCTTGTCCGCCCCGGCGTCGATCATAGCCGCGGCGTCAGCTTCAGTCTTGATGCCCCCCCCGACAGCCAGCGGAATGAACAACTCGGCCGCCACCGCACGGATCGTTTCCGCCATGGCACGGCGGCTCTCGATCGTTGCCGTGACATCGAGGACGACCAGCTCGTCGATCCCCTCGACGTTGTAGCGGCGGGCCAGCACCGCTGGATCACCTGCTCGCGTGAGGCCCGCAAACTGAACGCCCTTCACGACCACGCCGTCACGGACGTCGAGGCAGGCAATGATGCGCCTGGACAGCATCGCTATGCCCCCTCTGCAATGCGAAGGAAGTTGGCGAGCAGGGTCAGGCCGACGTCGCCGGACTTCTCCGGATGGAACTGCACGCCGAACACGCGGTCGTGTTCGACTGCACTCGCAAAGACCGCGCCATGAACAGTCGTCGCGATTGCGGCGCCGGTGACCGGCACGGCGTACGAATGCGTGAAGTACGCCTGCGCCCCATCGGTCAGACCGGTGAGCAACGCCGATGGCCTCACGAGGCGAACGTCGTTCCATCCGACATGAGGGATCTTTGTTGTCTCGCCGAAGGCGTGCACGGGACTTCGCTCTGTATCGATTTCGTCGAGACGCACGCTGCGACCCTGAAACAGGCCAAGGCCCGGCAGGTCAGGCGCCTCACTGCTTCCCTCGAACAACCACTGCTGGCCCAGGCAGATCCCGAGCAGCGCGCGTCCTGATGCGACCGATGCCATCACGGCCGCGCGCCACGAATTGTCGAGCGCGGCGGTCGCCGCGAAGTGTCCCACCCCAGGAATCACAACGGCGGCGGCCTCGTGCAGTTCAGCTGGCGCCAACGGGATGAACACCTCGGCGCCAAGGGCACGAAGCGCCTTGTGCACCGACGTCAGGTTGCCGGCCCCATAATCCACGAGCGCGATGCGCATGGCTACAGCAATCCCTTCGTGCTCGGCAGCATCCGCCCCAATTGCCGGTCGCGACTGCAGGCTACGCGCAGGGCCCGCGCGAAGGCCTTGAAGACGGCCTCGACGCGGTGATGGCTCGATCGGCCGTACAGCACCTTGAGGTGGACGTTGGCCCGTGCGCCAACGGCGAAGCCTTCGAAGAAGTCGTGCACAAGTTCGGCCTGCAGGTCGCCGACCATTCTGGCGCGCAGACCGAGGTCGACCACCGCGTGCGGCCGGCCGGACAGGTCAATGGCCGCAACGGCCAGCGTCTCGTCCATCGGCATCACGAAGTAGCCGGTCCGGTTGATGCCGCGACGCGCGCCGAGCGCCTGCGACACGGCCTCGCCAAAGGCGATGCCCGCGTCCTCCACGGTATGGTGCTGGTCAACGTCCAGGTCGCCCTGCGCCCGGACCTCCAGATTGAACGCCCCGTGGCGGGCGACCAGCTCGAGCATGTGATCAAGGAATCGAATGCCGGTCGAGACCATGTAGCGGCCTTGCCCCTCCAGCCCGATAGCGATCCAGATGCGGGTCTCGGCCGTGTGTCTCTCGGCTACGCCCTTGCGCACAGGTCCTCCAGTTCGGCCAGGCACGCGGTCGTGTGCTCGACCAAGCCGGCCGTGATGCGAATGCATCCGCCGCACCCGGCGATATTGGAGCGATCCCGCACATACACACGGCGCGCAGCCAGCGCTTCAACCAGCGCGGGCGCGCCCGGGCCCACGCGAACCAGGACGAAGTTCGCCTGGCTCTTCCAGTACTCGAGGCCGAGCCGCTCGCACGCTTCATAGATGCGCCGGCGGGATGCCTCAACCTGCGCGACGTACCACTTCACGTAGTCGCCGTCGTCGATGGCGGCCCGCGTAGCTGCCAGCGCGAACACGTTTACGCTGAACGGCAGCGTCACGCTGCGAACGCGACCGATAGCCTGGCGCGCTCCCACCAGATACCCGGCACGCACGGCTGCCAGCCCGTACGCCTTCGCGAATGTCCGGCCCAGAAGCACGTTCGGGCACGAGACAAGCTCGTCAAGGAAGCTGGTGCCCGCGAACTCGATATACGCCTCGTCGAGAAACACAATGGCGCCGGGGGGCAACCGAGTCGCCACCGCTCGCACCTCTTCGGCTGTCACCAGCACCCCCGAGGGGTTGGCCGGGCTCGCGATGAAGACGACCCGCGTGGCTGGCCCGATGGTGTTCAGCGTCTCCGCAAGCGGAAACGAAAAGTCCGGCCGCGGCCCGACACGGATGACGCGCGCACCGACCACCGAGGCGCTGGCCGCAAACAGCGCGTACGCGGGCTCGACAACGATGGCGTCGGCCCGTTGACCGTCATCCAGGCGCTGCAGCCAGGCCACCGCCGTCGAGTAGATGCCTTCGTCGAGACCGTTGGTCAGAAAGAACCGGTTCTCGTCAATCCCCAGCCACCGTGCGCACGCTCGGAGGGTGGCTCCGTAGTCCGGGTAGAACGCGGCCTCGCCGGCGGTCACGGCCCGCATCGCGTTCAGCACGCGCGGCGAGCAACCCGCGGTGTTCTCGTTCAGGTGCAGGCGCAATCCAGGGCCCCGCTCGGGCGCTCGTTCGTATAGATCGCTCATCGCAACCGCTCCCTGATCGAATCTGCGTGCGCCGTGAGGCCCTCGGCTTCGGCAAGGGTGATGACGGCCTTGCCGATGCGCCGCAGCCCCGCGCGCGTCACACACTGCACACTCGACACGCGCACGAAGTCGGCCGCCGACAGCCCGCCGCGGAAACGCGCCGCGCCAGCAGTTGGCAACACGTGGTTCGACCCGGTGGCGTAATCACCTGCGGCCTGCGCGCTCCACGCTCCGACAAACGCCGTGCCCGCCCTCACGCGCGACGCCACCTCGTCGTCATCGCACACCAGGTGTTCCGGCGTGAGCCGGTCGGCAATCGATATGACTTCCTCGCGCGTCCGGGCGACAATGATGGCGCCCCGCCTGGCGAGCGACTCCCGCGCCGGCCCACTCGCTGGCATCCGCCGCTCAATCGCCCGCAGGACACTGCGCGCCAGCGCACGCCGGGTCGTGATGAAGATGGCGCGCGCCTCCGGGTCGTGCTCCGCTTGCGCGAGCATGTCGGCCGCGATCCACGTC
This portion of the Acidobacteriota bacterium genome encodes:
- a CDS encoding HisA/HisF-related TIM barrel protein, with amino-acid sequence MLIPSIDLRGGQVVQLVQGKRLALAFDDVFAWVDRFAGYRRVQLIDLDRALATGTNETLARQICARVACRVGGGVRDIARAQRWLDGGAREVIVGSAFFGPAGIDTDFAGALASAVGAERVIAAIDSIGGRVVVRGWQKQTTVSPEEAARQLEPYCGGFLYTHVETEGMMEGIDMAAVARVHAATSRPISAAGGITTAEEIAALEALGIDAVVGMAIYTGRLPLRARSEP
- the hisH gene encoding imidazole glycerol phosphate synthase subunit HisH — translated: MRIALVDYGAGNLTSVHKALRALGAEVFIPLAPAELHEAAAVVIPGVGHFAATAALDNSWRAAVMASVASGRALLGICLGQQWLFEGSSEAPDLPGLGLFQGRSVRLDEIDTERSPVHAFGETTKIPHVGWNDVRLVRPSALLTGLTDGAQAYFTHSYAVPVTGAAIATTVHGAVFASAVEHDRVFGVQFHPEKSGDVGLTLLANFLRIAEGA
- a CDS encoding histidinol-phosphate transaminase, whose amino-acid sequence is MSDLYERAPERGPGLRLHLNENTAGCSPRVLNAMRAVTAGEAAFYPDYGATLRACARWLGIDENRFFLTNGLDEGIYSTAVAWLQRLDDGQRADAIVVEPAYALFAASASVVGARVIRVGPRPDFSFPLAETLNTIGPATRVVFIASPANPSGVLVTAEEVRAVATRLPPGAIVFLDEAYIEFAGTSFLDELVSCPNVLLGRTFAKAYGLAAVRAGYLVGARQAIGRVRSVTLPFSVNVFALAATRAAIDDGDYVKWYVAQVEASRRRIYEACERLGLEYWKSQANFVLVRVGPGAPALVEALAARRVYVRDRSNIAGCGGCIRITAGLVEHTTACLAELEDLCARA
- the hisF gene encoding imidazole glycerol phosphate synthase subunit HisF, which codes for MLSRRIIACLDVRDGVVVKGVQFAGLTRAGDPAVLARRYNVEGIDELVVLDVTATIESRRAMAETIRAVAAELFIPLAVGGGIKTEADAAAMIDAGADKVSLNSAALADPRLLTTLARRYGSQAVVVAIDAKREAQSFRVYSRSGQSATTRDAVGWAREAAARGAGELLLTSIDRDGTRQGFDCDLSAAVADAVSIPVIASGGAGSFEHFLEVFTDGRADAALAASIFHFGEHAVRDLKTWLGQHGVPVRQMSGAIDR
- the hisB gene encoding imidazoleglycerol-phosphate dehydratase HisB encodes the protein MRKGVAERHTAETRIWIAIGLEGQGRYMVSTGIRFLDHMLELVARHGAFNLEVRAQGDLDVDQHHTVEDAGIAFGEAVSQALGARRGINRTGYFVMPMDETLAVAAIDLSGRPHAVVDLGLRARMVGDLQAELVHDFFEGFAVGARANVHLKVLYGRSSHHRVEAVFKAFARALRVACSRDRQLGRMLPSTKGLL